One genomic window of Equus caballus isolate H_3958 breed thoroughbred chromosome 6, TB-T2T, whole genome shotgun sequence includes the following:
- the TAPBPL gene encoding tapasin-related protein isoform X3 — protein sequence MGAEGGCLLLCLALLAAAEPAERQWRAVDVVLDCFLAEEGGRQHGAFASSGNMVKALLVLRQVPVLDDGSLEGFTDFQGGTVAKDDPLVTFEASVNLVQIPQAEALLHADCNGKDVTCEISRYFLQARQEATVETAAWFITNVQVSGGGPSVSMVMKTLGDTENGALRHHRWNLPLGPQGTVQTAVEFQVTTQTPSLNFLLGSSASLHCGFSLAPGLDLTSVEWRLQHKGSGQLVYSWTPKQGQAKREGATLEPEQQLMAGDASLTLPSLTLQDEGAYICQITTTLYRAQQIIQLHVQASPKVRLSLANEALPPTLTCTAAGYYPLDVTVTWTREEPGGTPVPVSGASFSSLRQSAAGTYTISSSLIAEPGSAGATYTCQVTHISLEEPLEASTSVAPPERRMAFGILVASSLFLLALLFLGLQRRQAPRRVWLLEV from the exons ATGGGCGCCGAGGGCGGGTGCCTGCTGCTCTGCCTGGCCCTCTTGGCGGCGGCCGAGCCCG CAGAAAGGCAGTGGCGGGCAGTGGACGTGGTCTTAGACTGCTTCTTGGCGGAGGAAGGTGGGCGGCAGCATGGAGCTTTTGCCAGCAGTGGGAACATGGTGAAGGCCTTGCTCGTGCTGAGGCAGGTGCCAGTGCTGGATGATGGCTCCCTGGAAGGCTTCACTGATTTCCAAGGGGGCACAGTGGCCAAAGACGACCCACTTGTTACCTTCGAGGCCTCAG TGAACCTGGTGCAGATCCCCCAGGCTGAGGCCTTGCTCCACGCCGACTGCAACGGGAAGGACGTGACCTGTGAGATCTCCCGCTATTTTCTCCAGGCCAGACAAGAGGCCACTGTTGAGACGGCAGCTTGGTTCATCACCAATGTGCAGGTGTCTGGAGGGGGACCTAGTGTCTCCATGGTGATGAAGACTCTTGGGGATACTGAGAATGGGGCTCTCCGGCACCACAGATGGAACTTGCCCCTGGGCCCCCAGGGGACCGTGCAGACTGCAG TGGAGTTCCAGGTGACAACACAGACCCCGTCCCTGAATTTCCTGCTGGGGTCCTCAGCCTCCCTGCACTGTGGCTTCTCCTTGGCCCCAGGCTTGGATCTCACCAGCGTGGAGTGGCGCCTGCAGCATAAGGGCAGTGGCCAGCTGGTATACAGCTGGACCCCGAAGCAGGGGCAGGCCAAGAGGGAGGGCGCTACCCTGGAGCCTGAGCAGCAACTCATGGCTGGGGATGCCTCCCTCACCCTACCCAGCCTCACTCTGCAGGACGAGGGGGCCTACATTTGCCAGATCACCACCACTCTGTACCGAGCTCAACAAATCATCCAGCTCCACGTCCAAG ctTCCCCCAAAGTACGACTAAGCTTGGCAAACGAGGCTCTGCCACCCACCCTCACCTGCACCGCTGCTGGCTATTACCCTCTGGATGTGACTGTGACATGGACCCGAGAGGAGCCGGGGGGAACCCCGGTCCCAGTCTCTGGTGCCTCCTTCTCCAGCCTCCGACAAAGCGCAGCGGGCACCTACACCATCTCTTCCTCCCTGATAGCAGAACCTGGCTCTGCAGGCGCCACCTACACCTGCCAGGTCACCCACATCTCTCTGGAAGAGCCCCTTGAGGCCAGCACCTCGGTTGCCCCACCAG AGCGGAGGATGGCCTTTGGAATCCTTGTGGCCAGCAGCCTCTTCCTTCTTGCACTGTTGTTCTTGGGGCTTCAGAGACGGCAAG CACCTAGAAGAGTCTGGCTGCTTGAGGTATGA
- the TAPBPL gene encoding tapasin-related protein isoform X1 yields MGAEGGCLLLCLALLAAAEPAERQWRAVDVVLDCFLAEEGGRQHGAFASSGNMVKALLVLRQVPVLDDGSLEGFTDFQGGTVAKDDPLVTFEASVNLVQIPQAEALLHADCNGKDVTCEISRYFLQARQEATVETAAWFITNVQVSGGGPSVSMVMKTLGDTENGALRHHRWNLPLGPQGTVQTAVEFQVTTQTPSLNFLLGSSASLHCGFSLAPGLDLTSVEWRLQHKGSGQLVYSWTPKQGQAKREGATLEPEQQLMAGDASLTLPSLTLQDEGAYICQITTTLYRAQQIIQLHVQASPKVRLSLANEALPPTLTCTAAGYYPLDVTVTWTREEPGGTPVPVSGASFSSLRQSAAGTYTISSSLIAEPGSAGATYTCQVTHISLEEPLEASTSVAPPERRMAFGILVASSLFLLALLFLGLQRRQATSPRSEALWVDTLLPHSKKEE; encoded by the exons ATGGGCGCCGAGGGCGGGTGCCTGCTGCTCTGCCTGGCCCTCTTGGCGGCGGCCGAGCCCG CAGAAAGGCAGTGGCGGGCAGTGGACGTGGTCTTAGACTGCTTCTTGGCGGAGGAAGGTGGGCGGCAGCATGGAGCTTTTGCCAGCAGTGGGAACATGGTGAAGGCCTTGCTCGTGCTGAGGCAGGTGCCAGTGCTGGATGATGGCTCCCTGGAAGGCTTCACTGATTTCCAAGGGGGCACAGTGGCCAAAGACGACCCACTTGTTACCTTCGAGGCCTCAG TGAACCTGGTGCAGATCCCCCAGGCTGAGGCCTTGCTCCACGCCGACTGCAACGGGAAGGACGTGACCTGTGAGATCTCCCGCTATTTTCTCCAGGCCAGACAAGAGGCCACTGTTGAGACGGCAGCTTGGTTCATCACCAATGTGCAGGTGTCTGGAGGGGGACCTAGTGTCTCCATGGTGATGAAGACTCTTGGGGATACTGAGAATGGGGCTCTCCGGCACCACAGATGGAACTTGCCCCTGGGCCCCCAGGGGACCGTGCAGACTGCAG TGGAGTTCCAGGTGACAACACAGACCCCGTCCCTGAATTTCCTGCTGGGGTCCTCAGCCTCCCTGCACTGTGGCTTCTCCTTGGCCCCAGGCTTGGATCTCACCAGCGTGGAGTGGCGCCTGCAGCATAAGGGCAGTGGCCAGCTGGTATACAGCTGGACCCCGAAGCAGGGGCAGGCCAAGAGGGAGGGCGCTACCCTGGAGCCTGAGCAGCAACTCATGGCTGGGGATGCCTCCCTCACCCTACCCAGCCTCACTCTGCAGGACGAGGGGGCCTACATTTGCCAGATCACCACCACTCTGTACCGAGCTCAACAAATCATCCAGCTCCACGTCCAAG ctTCCCCCAAAGTACGACTAAGCTTGGCAAACGAGGCTCTGCCACCCACCCTCACCTGCACCGCTGCTGGCTATTACCCTCTGGATGTGACTGTGACATGGACCCGAGAGGAGCCGGGGGGAACCCCGGTCCCAGTCTCTGGTGCCTCCTTCTCCAGCCTCCGACAAAGCGCAGCGGGCACCTACACCATCTCTTCCTCCCTGATAGCAGAACCTGGCTCTGCAGGCGCCACCTACACCTGCCAGGTCACCCACATCTCTCTGGAAGAGCCCCTTGAGGCCAGCACCTCGGTTGCCCCACCAG AGCGGAGGATGGCCTTTGGAATCCTTGTGGCCAGCAGCCTCTTCCTTCTTGCACTGTTGTTCTTGGGGCTTCAGAGACGGCAAG CTACCTCACCAAGGTCTGAGGCCCTCTGGGTAGACACTCTCCTGCCTCACAGTAAAAAGGAAGAGTAG
- the TAPBPL gene encoding tapasin-related protein isoform X4, translating to MGAEGGCLLLCLALLAAAEPERQWRAVDVVLDCFLAEEGGRQHGAFASSGNMVKALLVLRQVPVLDDGSLEGFTDFQGGTVAKDDPLVTFEASVNLVQIPQAEALLHADCNGKDVTCEISRYFLQARQEATVETAAWFITNVQVSGGGPSVSMVMKTLGDTENGALRHHRWNLPLGPQGTVQTAVEFQVTTQTPSLNFLLGSSASLHCGFSLAPGLDLTSVEWRLQHKGSGQLVYSWTPKQGQAKREGATLEPEQQLMAGDASLTLPSLTLQDEGAYICQITTTLYRAQQIIQLHVQASPKVRLSLANEALPPTLTCTAAGYYPLDVTVTWTREEPGGTPVPVSGASFSSLRQSAAGTYTISSSLIAEPGSAGATYTCQVTHISLEEPLEASTSVAPPERRMAFGILVASSLFLLALLFLGLQRRQAPRRVWLLEV from the exons ATGGGCGCCGAGGGCGGGTGCCTGCTGCTCTGCCTGGCCCTCTTGGCGGCGGCCGAGCCCG AAAGGCAGTGGCGGGCAGTGGACGTGGTCTTAGACTGCTTCTTGGCGGAGGAAGGTGGGCGGCAGCATGGAGCTTTTGCCAGCAGTGGGAACATGGTGAAGGCCTTGCTCGTGCTGAGGCAGGTGCCAGTGCTGGATGATGGCTCCCTGGAAGGCTTCACTGATTTCCAAGGGGGCACAGTGGCCAAAGACGACCCACTTGTTACCTTCGAGGCCTCAG TGAACCTGGTGCAGATCCCCCAGGCTGAGGCCTTGCTCCACGCCGACTGCAACGGGAAGGACGTGACCTGTGAGATCTCCCGCTATTTTCTCCAGGCCAGACAAGAGGCCACTGTTGAGACGGCAGCTTGGTTCATCACCAATGTGCAGGTGTCTGGAGGGGGACCTAGTGTCTCCATGGTGATGAAGACTCTTGGGGATACTGAGAATGGGGCTCTCCGGCACCACAGATGGAACTTGCCCCTGGGCCCCCAGGGGACCGTGCAGACTGCAG TGGAGTTCCAGGTGACAACACAGACCCCGTCCCTGAATTTCCTGCTGGGGTCCTCAGCCTCCCTGCACTGTGGCTTCTCCTTGGCCCCAGGCTTGGATCTCACCAGCGTGGAGTGGCGCCTGCAGCATAAGGGCAGTGGCCAGCTGGTATACAGCTGGACCCCGAAGCAGGGGCAGGCCAAGAGGGAGGGCGCTACCCTGGAGCCTGAGCAGCAACTCATGGCTGGGGATGCCTCCCTCACCCTACCCAGCCTCACTCTGCAGGACGAGGGGGCCTACATTTGCCAGATCACCACCACTCTGTACCGAGCTCAACAAATCATCCAGCTCCACGTCCAAG ctTCCCCCAAAGTACGACTAAGCTTGGCAAACGAGGCTCTGCCACCCACCCTCACCTGCACCGCTGCTGGCTATTACCCTCTGGATGTGACTGTGACATGGACCCGAGAGGAGCCGGGGGGAACCCCGGTCCCAGTCTCTGGTGCCTCCTTCTCCAGCCTCCGACAAAGCGCAGCGGGCACCTACACCATCTCTTCCTCCCTGATAGCAGAACCTGGCTCTGCAGGCGCCACCTACACCTGCCAGGTCACCCACATCTCTCTGGAAGAGCCCCTTGAGGCCAGCACCTCGGTTGCCCCACCAG AGCGGAGGATGGCCTTTGGAATCCTTGTGGCCAGCAGCCTCTTCCTTCTTGCACTGTTGTTCTTGGGGCTTCAGAGACGGCAAG CACCTAGAAGAGTCTGGCTGCTTGAGGTATGA
- the TAPBPL gene encoding tapasin-related protein isoform X2: protein MGAEGGCLLLCLALLAAAEPERQWRAVDVVLDCFLAEEGGRQHGAFASSGNMVKALLVLRQVPVLDDGSLEGFTDFQGGTVAKDDPLVTFEASVNLVQIPQAEALLHADCNGKDVTCEISRYFLQARQEATVETAAWFITNVQVSGGGPSVSMVMKTLGDTENGALRHHRWNLPLGPQGTVQTAVEFQVTTQTPSLNFLLGSSASLHCGFSLAPGLDLTSVEWRLQHKGSGQLVYSWTPKQGQAKREGATLEPEQQLMAGDASLTLPSLTLQDEGAYICQITTTLYRAQQIIQLHVQASPKVRLSLANEALPPTLTCTAAGYYPLDVTVTWTREEPGGTPVPVSGASFSSLRQSAAGTYTISSSLIAEPGSAGATYTCQVTHISLEEPLEASTSVAPPERRMAFGILVASSLFLLALLFLGLQRRQATSPRSEALWVDTLLPHSKKEE, encoded by the exons ATGGGCGCCGAGGGCGGGTGCCTGCTGCTCTGCCTGGCCCTCTTGGCGGCGGCCGAGCCCG AAAGGCAGTGGCGGGCAGTGGACGTGGTCTTAGACTGCTTCTTGGCGGAGGAAGGTGGGCGGCAGCATGGAGCTTTTGCCAGCAGTGGGAACATGGTGAAGGCCTTGCTCGTGCTGAGGCAGGTGCCAGTGCTGGATGATGGCTCCCTGGAAGGCTTCACTGATTTCCAAGGGGGCACAGTGGCCAAAGACGACCCACTTGTTACCTTCGAGGCCTCAG TGAACCTGGTGCAGATCCCCCAGGCTGAGGCCTTGCTCCACGCCGACTGCAACGGGAAGGACGTGACCTGTGAGATCTCCCGCTATTTTCTCCAGGCCAGACAAGAGGCCACTGTTGAGACGGCAGCTTGGTTCATCACCAATGTGCAGGTGTCTGGAGGGGGACCTAGTGTCTCCATGGTGATGAAGACTCTTGGGGATACTGAGAATGGGGCTCTCCGGCACCACAGATGGAACTTGCCCCTGGGCCCCCAGGGGACCGTGCAGACTGCAG TGGAGTTCCAGGTGACAACACAGACCCCGTCCCTGAATTTCCTGCTGGGGTCCTCAGCCTCCCTGCACTGTGGCTTCTCCTTGGCCCCAGGCTTGGATCTCACCAGCGTGGAGTGGCGCCTGCAGCATAAGGGCAGTGGCCAGCTGGTATACAGCTGGACCCCGAAGCAGGGGCAGGCCAAGAGGGAGGGCGCTACCCTGGAGCCTGAGCAGCAACTCATGGCTGGGGATGCCTCCCTCACCCTACCCAGCCTCACTCTGCAGGACGAGGGGGCCTACATTTGCCAGATCACCACCACTCTGTACCGAGCTCAACAAATCATCCAGCTCCACGTCCAAG ctTCCCCCAAAGTACGACTAAGCTTGGCAAACGAGGCTCTGCCACCCACCCTCACCTGCACCGCTGCTGGCTATTACCCTCTGGATGTGACTGTGACATGGACCCGAGAGGAGCCGGGGGGAACCCCGGTCCCAGTCTCTGGTGCCTCCTTCTCCAGCCTCCGACAAAGCGCAGCGGGCACCTACACCATCTCTTCCTCCCTGATAGCAGAACCTGGCTCTGCAGGCGCCACCTACACCTGCCAGGTCACCCACATCTCTCTGGAAGAGCCCCTTGAGGCCAGCACCTCGGTTGCCCCACCAG AGCGGAGGATGGCCTTTGGAATCCTTGTGGCCAGCAGCCTCTTCCTTCTTGCACTGTTGTTCTTGGGGCTTCAGAGACGGCAAG CTACCTCACCAAGGTCTGAGGCCCTCTGGGTAGACACTCTCCTGCCTCACAGTAAAAAGGAAGAGTAG
- the TAPBPL gene encoding tapasin-related protein isoform X5, whose product MMAPWKASLISKGAQWPKTTHLLPSRPQARQEATVETAAWFITNVQVSGGGPSVSMVMKTLGDTENGALRHHRWNLPLGPQGTVQTAVEFQVTTQTPSLNFLLGSSASLHCGFSLAPGLDLTSVEWRLQHKGSGQLVYSWTPKQGQAKREGATLEPEQQLMAGDASLTLPSLTLQDEGAYICQITTTLYRAQQIIQLHVQASPKVRLSLANEALPPTLTCTAAGYYPLDVTVTWTREEPGGTPVPVSGASFSSLRQSAAGTYTISSSLIAEPGSAGATYTCQVTHISLEEPLEASTSVAPPERRMAFGILVASSLFLLALLFLGLQRRQATSPRSEALWVDTLLPHSKKEE is encoded by the exons ATGATGGCTCCCTGGAAGGCTTCACTGATTTCCAAGGGGGCACAGTGGCCAAAGACGACCCACTTGTTACCTTCGAGGCCTCAG GCCAGACAAGAGGCCACTGTTGAGACGGCAGCTTGGTTCATCACCAATGTGCAGGTGTCTGGAGGGGGACCTAGTGTCTCCATGGTGATGAAGACTCTTGGGGATACTGAGAATGGGGCTCTCCGGCACCACAGATGGAACTTGCCCCTGGGCCCCCAGGGGACCGTGCAGACTGCAG TGGAGTTCCAGGTGACAACACAGACCCCGTCCCTGAATTTCCTGCTGGGGTCCTCAGCCTCCCTGCACTGTGGCTTCTCCTTGGCCCCAGGCTTGGATCTCACCAGCGTGGAGTGGCGCCTGCAGCATAAGGGCAGTGGCCAGCTGGTATACAGCTGGACCCCGAAGCAGGGGCAGGCCAAGAGGGAGGGCGCTACCCTGGAGCCTGAGCAGCAACTCATGGCTGGGGATGCCTCCCTCACCCTACCCAGCCTCACTCTGCAGGACGAGGGGGCCTACATTTGCCAGATCACCACCACTCTGTACCGAGCTCAACAAATCATCCAGCTCCACGTCCAAG ctTCCCCCAAAGTACGACTAAGCTTGGCAAACGAGGCTCTGCCACCCACCCTCACCTGCACCGCTGCTGGCTATTACCCTCTGGATGTGACTGTGACATGGACCCGAGAGGAGCCGGGGGGAACCCCGGTCCCAGTCTCTGGTGCCTCCTTCTCCAGCCTCCGACAAAGCGCAGCGGGCACCTACACCATCTCTTCCTCCCTGATAGCAGAACCTGGCTCTGCAGGCGCCACCTACACCTGCCAGGTCACCCACATCTCTCTGGAAGAGCCCCTTGAGGCCAGCACCTCGGTTGCCCCACCAG AGCGGAGGATGGCCTTTGGAATCCTTGTGGCCAGCAGCCTCTTCCTTCTTGCACTGTTGTTCTTGGGGCTTCAGAGACGGCAAG CTACCTCACCAAGGTCTGAGGCCCTCTGGGTAGACACTCTCCTGCCTCACAGTAAAAAGGAAGAGTAG
- the VAMP1 gene encoding vesicle-associated membrane protein 1 isoform X1, which produces MSAPAQPPTEGAEETAPGGGPPGPPPNVTSNRRLQQTQAQVEEVVDIMRVNVDKVLKRDEILSELDDRADALQVGASQFESSAAKLKRKYWWKNCKMMIMLGAICAIVVVVIVSELLRQHSH; this is translated from the exons AT GTCTGCTCCGGCTCAGCCACCCACCGAGGGGGCAGAGGAGACTGCCCCAGGTGGGGGTCCCCCTGGCCCTCCTCCTAATGTGACCAGTAACAGACGACTACAGCAAACCCAGGCACAAGTGGAAGAG GTGGTAGACATCATGCGTGTGAATGTGGACAAAGTCCTGAAGAGGGACGAGATACTGTCAGAGCTGGATGACCGAGCTGATGCCTTGCAGGTGGGAGCGTCGCAATTTGAGAGCAGCGCTGCCAAGCTAAAGAGGAAGTATTGGTGGAAAAACTGCAAG ATGATGATCATGCTGGGAGCTATCTGTGCCATCGTCGTGGTAGTTATTGTAA GTGAGCTGCTGcgacagcatagccactga
- the VAMP1 gene encoding vesicle-associated membrane protein 1 isoform X2, translating into MSAPAQPPTEGAEETAPGGGPPGPPPNVTSNRRLQQTQAQVEEVVDIMRVNVDKVLKRDEILSELDDRADALQVGASQFESSAAKLKRKYWWKNCKMMIMLGAICAIVVVVIVIYFFT; encoded by the exons AT GTCTGCTCCGGCTCAGCCACCCACCGAGGGGGCAGAGGAGACTGCCCCAGGTGGGGGTCCCCCTGGCCCTCCTCCTAATGTGACCAGTAACAGACGACTACAGCAAACCCAGGCACAAGTGGAAGAG GTGGTAGACATCATGCGTGTGAATGTGGACAAAGTCCTGAAGAGGGACGAGATACTGTCAGAGCTGGATGACCGAGCTGATGCCTTGCAGGTGGGAGCGTCGCAATTTGAGAGCAGCGCTGCCAAGCTAAAGAGGAAGTATTGGTGGAAAAACTGCAAG ATGATGATCATGCTGGGAGCTATCTGTGCCATCGTCGTGGTAGTTATTGTAA TCTACTTTTTTACTTAA
- the MRPL51 gene encoding large ribosomal subunit protein mL51: MAGSLSWVAGRGLGGWVPLACRSFFLGVPGLFHVRVTLPPPKVVDRWNEKRAMFGVYDNIGILGNFEKHPKELIRGPRWLRGWKGNELQRCIRKKKMVGNRMFIDDLHNLNKRISYLYKHFNRHGKYR; this comes from the exons ATGGCAGGGAGCCTCTCTTGGGTGGCTGGCAGGGGCCTAGGGGGCTGGGTGCCCCTGGCCTGTAGAAGCTTCTTTCTGG GTGTTCCTGGATTGTTCCATGTAAGGGTCACCCTCCCGCCCCCCAAAGTGGTTGATCGTTGGAACGAGAAGAGGGCCATGTTCGGGGTGTATGACAACATCGGGATCCTGG GAAACTTTGAAAAGCACCCCAAAGAACTGATCAGGGGCCCCAGATGGCTTCGAGGCTGGAAGGGGAATGAATTGCAGCGTTGTATCCGAAAGAAGAAGATGGTTGGAAATCGGATGTTCATTGATGACCTGCACAACCTTAACAAACGCATCAGCTACCTCTACAAACACTTTAACCGACATGGAAAGTATCGCTAG